A single Osmerus mordax isolate fOsmMor3 chromosome 7, fOsmMor3.pri, whole genome shotgun sequence DNA region contains:
- the si:dkey-178k16.1 gene encoding LOW QUALITY PROTEIN: band 4.1-like protein 1 (The sequence of the model RefSeq protein was modified relative to this genomic sequence to represent the inferred CDS: inserted 1 base in 1 codon), which yields MTTEKVLAGEIKGAMEGDSRRTNQVSDDMDDSSDKTPSKSSKSPQKTTRRPKTVPVRVTLLDGSDYDCGMEKFARGQALLDMVCGHLNLLERDYFGLSFYDTDNTKNWLDPSKEIKKQIRIGSWHFGFAVKFYPPDPSILIEDITRYYLCLQLRDDILSGRLPCSFVTHALLGSYSVQAELGDYEPDEHGPDYVNDFRFAPNQTRELEERVMELHRQHRGMSPAEAEVNFLENAKKLSMYGVDLHHAKDSEGIDIMLGVSANGLLVYRDRLRINRFAWPKILKISYKRSNFYIKIRPGEYEQFESTIGFKLPNHRASKRLWKVCIEHHTFFRLVSPEPPPKGFLVIGSKFRYSGRTQAQTRQASVLIDRPAPQFERSVSKRHLLPRSVDEASALGDSMDHLSQRSSSERTQFLSREDLDQEGSLDLEHDHYHYQDQDQDQDNYQDQNEYQDQDQEQDHDQGDQAYGVAMPSKTMEMKAEEAGSPLDSKPEVFSLWSPESQFLDKPEDVLQKHQASINELKRALREPNSKLAQXEKRLSSATPPGGTPERKPATVETTLSGKHHGYQGSPVSDWNLEKISFFTPQSTAGEDKFSTEAWHDGTSENGQAGVGTEVTLRQTPCDSLGAGTVSAVSGSQREAPVSAELKDDTSTHEDTAGNDMHPCDAVPSGTSCRENGYDSQSVESYYSKQKIERENLKLRQSLQRDVHRPERTRDAGAQRMTDSNDQKQRSESEGRRARGETDASENKERGVTGANQPVKPGSVPSEVTRVVPLKPQRSKKYLNKENKGVVNPTSPNEFTSVSPVARYHTQTGTSTSNQRAEPSSSPHRLQTNFLSRQEAGVLREGPGWIHCRDGDRHLHEDHLHTYPDLKDPLPFSSKVSAHQTTTTPPSTLPLKMQWPWETCVRSRHSTANMDTSHIHYRSPCQETSKRKPAKEQSTPGRLTSNQTDPD from the exons ATGACGACCGAGAAGGTTTTGGCAGGCGAGATAAAGGGCGCCATGGAGGGTGATTCCAGGAGAACCAATCAG GTGTCAGATGACATGGATGACAGCTCAGACAAGACGCCCAGCAAATCCTCCAAGTCGCCTCAGAAGACAACCAGGAGACCCAAGACTGTGCCCGTCAGAGTGACCCTGCTGGACGGGTCAGATTACGACTGTGGAATGGAG AAGTTCGCCCGAGGCCAGGCCCTGCTTGACATGGTGTGCGGCCATCTGAACTTACTGGAGCGGGACTACTTTGGGCTCTCTTTCTACGACACAGACAACACCAAG AATTGGCTGGACCCTTCAAAGGAGATCAAGAAGCAGATACGAA TAGGCTCGTGGCACTTTGGTTTTGCCGTCAAGTTTTACCCCCCCGACCCGTCCATACTGATAGAAGACATCACCAG GTACTACCTGTGTCTGCAGCTGAGGGATGACATCCTGTCGGGCCGGCTGCCCTGCTCCTTCGTCACCCACGCCCTGCTGGGCTCCTACAGCGTGCAGGCCGAGCTGGGGGACTACGAGCCGGACGAGCACGGCCCCGACTACGTCAACGACTTCCGCTTCGCCCCCAATCAGACCcgcgagctggaggagagggtgatggagcTGCATCGCCAAcacag GGGCATGAGCCCAGCTGAAGCGGAGGTGAACTTCCTGGAAAATGCCAAGAAGCTGTCGATGTACGGAGTGGACCTCCATCATGCCAAG GATTCGGAGGGCATCGACATCATGCTTGGCGTGAGCGCCAACGGGCTGCTGGTGTACCGCGACCGCCTGCGGATCAACCGCTTCGCATGGCCCAAGATCCTGAAGATCTCCTACAAGAGGAGCAACTTCTACATCAAGATCCGACCAGGAGAG TATGAACAGTTTGAGAGCACCATTGGCTTCAAGCTACCCAACCACCGGGCTTCTAAACGCCTGTGGAAGGTCTGCATAGAGCACCACACCTTCTTCAg GCTGGTGTCCCCTGAGCCTCCTCCCAAAGGCTTCCTGGTAATTGGCTCCAAGTTCCGCTACAGTGGGCGGACCCAGGCCCAGACTCGCCAGGCCAGCGTTCTGATCGATCGGCCCGCCCCCCAGTTCGAACGCTCGGTCAGCAAGAGGCACCTGCTGCCTCGCAGCGTGGACGAAG CCTCCGCTCTGGGAGACAGCATGGACCACCTGTCCCAGCGCAGCTCCAGTGAGCGCACACAGTTCCTGTCCCGAGAAGACCTGGACCAGGAGGGCAGCCTGGACCTGGAGCACGACCACTATCActaccaggaccaggaccaggaccaagacAACTACCAGGACCAGAATGAATACCAGGATCAGGACCAGGAACAGGACCACGATCAGGGTGATCAGGCCTATGGTGTTGCCATGCCTTCTAAGACCATGGAGATGAAG GCTGAGGAGGCAGGCTCGCCCCTAGACTCAAAGCCAGAGGTATTTAGTCTGTGGTCAccagagtct CAGTTCCTGGACAAGCCGGAGGACGTTCTCCAGAAGCACCAGGCTAGCATCAACGAGCTGAAGAGGGCTCTGAGGGAGCCCAACAGCAAGCTGGCCC CGGAGAAACGCCTGTCCTCTGCTACCCCTCCTGGAGGAACACCGGAGAGGAAACCG GCCACTGTGGAAACCACATTGAGTGGAAAGCACCACGGTTATCAAGGAAGCCCGGTGTCTGACTGGAACTTGGAAAAGATTTCGTTCTTCACACCGCAGTCCACTGCAGGGGAAGACAAGTTCTCAACTGAGGCTTGGCATGATGGGACCTCTGAAAATGGTCAAGCGGGCGTAGGAACAGAGGTGACCCTTCGTCAAACACCATGTGACTCTCTTGGAGCTGGAACAGTCAGCGCGGTGTCAGGGTCCCAGAGAGAAGCACCTGTTTCAGCAGAGCTCAAGGACGACACGAGCACCCATGAAGACACAGCAGGAAATGACATGCATCCCTGCGACGCTGTGCCCTCGGGGACTTCCTGTCGAGAGAACGGCTATGACTCCCAGTCTGTGGAGAGCTATTACTCCAAACAGAAGATCGAAAGGGAAAACCTGAAGCTGAGGCAGAGTCTGCAGCGGGATGTTCATCGTCCTGAGAGGACCCGTGACGCCGGGGCCCAACGAATGACCGACTCTAACGATCAAAAGCAAAGAAGCGAGTCTGAGGGGAGACGGGCGAGGGGAGAGACTGACGCGTCGGAGAACAAAGAGCGGGGCGTAACGGGAGCCAACCAACCCGTCAAACCTGGGAGCGTGCCGTCGGAAGTTACCAGAGTAGTTCCCCTCAAACCGCAGAGATCAAAGAAGTACCTGAATAAAGAGAACAAAGGTGTTGTAAACCCCACGTCCCCCA ACGAGTTTACTTCAGTGTCTCCCGTCGCACGCTACCACACTCAGACAGGAACATCCACCAGCAACCAGCGAGCAGAGCCTTCCAGCTCACCTCACCGGCTGCAGACCAACTTCCTGTCCCGACAGGAAGCCGGGGTCCTGAGAGAAGGCCCGGGGTGGATCCACTGTCGGGACGGTGACAGGCATCTTCATGAGGACCACCTTCACACGTACCCTGATTTGAaagaccccctccccttcagCTCCAAGGTCTCTGCCCACCAGACGACCACGACCCCACCTTCGACCCTCCCCTTGAAGATGCAGTGGCCCTGGGAAACGTGCGTGCGAAGCAGACACAGCACAGCCAACATGGACACCAGCCACATCCACTACCGGAGCCCCTGCCAAGAAACATCCAAGAGGAAGCCAGCG AAGGAGCAGTCCACTCCTGGACGCCTGACAAGTAATCAAACAGACCCTGATTAA